The region TGTCCACAACCATCGTCGAATCCGGCCTCGATGTGCCGACAGCCAACACGCTGATCGTCCACCGTGCCGATATGTTCGGCCTTGCCCAGCTCTATCAGCTGCGCGGCCGCGTCGGCCGCTCGAAGGTGCGCGCTTTCGCGCTCTTCACCCTGCCTGTCAACAAGGTGCTGACGGCGACGGCCGACCGCCGGCTGAAAGTGCTGCAGTCGCTCGATACGCTCGGTGCCGGCTTCCAGCTGGCAAGCCACGACCTCGATATCCGCGGCGCCGGCAACCTGCTCGGCGAAGAGCAGTCCGGCCACATCAAGGAGGTCGGCTTCGAACTCTATCAGCAGATGCTGGAAGAGGCGGTCGCCGAGGTCAAGGGTATCGACGAGATCCACGACACCGGCTGGTCGCCGCAAATCTCCGTCGGCACGACCGTGATGATCCCTGAGGGTTACGTTCCTGACCTGCATCTGCGCATGGCGCTTTACCGCCGTCTCGGCGAAATCACCGAACTCAAGGAGATCGACGGCTTCGGCGCCGAGATGATCGACCGCTTCGGGCCGATGCCGATCGAAGTTCAGCATCTCCTGAAGATCGTCTACATCAAATCGCTCTGCCGCACCGCCAATGTCGAAAAACTCGATGCCGGCCCGAAGGGCGTCGTGGTGCAGTTCCGCAACAAGGAATTCCCCAACCCGGCAAATCTCGTCGGCTATATCGGCAAACAGGGCACGATGGCGAAGATCCGCCCCGACCACAGCCTGTTCCTGACCCGCGATCTGCCGACCCCGGAAAAACGCCTGCAGGGCGCTGCCGTTATCATGACGCAACTGGCCGAGATGGCGAAATAGAACAGAGGAAGAGAGATGGCGACATACGGCGCGACGATCGCCTGGGAGCGGAACGGCGAGACCTTCATCGACAATCGCTATAGCCGCGCCCATCGCTGGACTTTCGACGGCGGCATCGAGGTGAGGGCGTCCTCGTCCTCACATGTCGTTCCGCTGCCCTATTCCGCCGAAGACGCCGTCGATCCGGAAGAGGCGTTCGTCGCCTCGCTCTCCAGCTGCCACATGCTGTGGTTCCTGTCGATCGCCGCAAAGCAGCGATTTTGCGTCGACAGCTACACCGATGCCGCCGAGGGCATCATGGAGAAGAACGCCGAAGGCCGTCTCGCCATGACCGTCGTGACGCTGAGGCCGCATGTCGTCTTCAGCGGTGAGAGGCTGCCCTCTTTGAGCGAGTTCGAAGCCCTGCATCACCGCGCCCACGATGAATGTTTCATCGCCAATTCGGTAAAGACCGAGGTGCGCTGCATTCCGGTTTTGGGGTGAAGCTGAAACCAATTGCCAAGCGCTAATCCTGCCGGATCTGCTTCACTTATTGACGGACGGGGGATGCCGCTCGCACGTAGCCATCGACGCCTCGCTGAGCAGCGCGTTCGAAAGAGAACAGCCGATCACAGATTACGCCAGATAGAGCAACGTGGGGATTAAACATCGCTTACCTTATAAGGGAATTGAATGTGTCGACGCCACCGTCAAAATTATAAGCAGGTAGGGGGCTGGCTCGCTCGCTGAGGAGTGATCATTCAACCGCTGCCGAGATAGAAACTAAAAGTCATGACCACGCAAACAAGACACCAAACGCCTCGGGGCGCAAGAGCTGATGCAGAGACGTTTAATAGGCTATATCTCGTGAAGAACGTGGGCACCCTTCGTGCGACCTATCAAATCAGGTTGTTGGCTTTCCGCGCGGCGTCCGAGGGTCTTAAACTCGTCATTAAGGTACCTAAAGCATGTAAGTATCATCCTTGTCTTCTTGATCTAATTAGGAAGACGAAGGATGTGATACTTCGGGAAGATTACTGATGGGGCTGTATCTCTGCATCTTTGACGATGACGACGAGCTGGACGGCGTCGAAGTCGGTTCCTATGCCGACTTCGGCACGTTCCGTGCGGCCGTTGCGACGCATGTGGAAGGAGGCGTTGAAGGATCGAGATGCCCGACGCTGATGTTGCATTCTGACTGTGACGGACTGTGGTCTCCCGAGGAATCTGTCCTATTGCGGGCGGAGTTTGCTACAATCACCGATAGGTTTATGACGCTACCACCTGTGCCTCTTGGGGGCGATTGGAAGTCGGACGTTGCTAAGACTTTCGGGCTTTACCCGATCAATCTCTTTGACTGCTTCTTTGACGTGGACGGTGAGCCTCTCTTGGACCGCCTCCAAGGTCTGACTAATATCAGTATCGAGCGAAACTTGCCTATCTTGTTCCAATGAGAGCGGGAGCAAAATAACGGCACGCGGCCAAGGTGTCGGGTCTTCGCTCTCGATCTGCACGGCCGGCCTCAGTTGAGCCCCGATCGCGCCTCGGCCTTTGCCTTGGCGATATCGCGCAGCGCGTTCGCCAGCACATCGGGTGTCTGCGCGCCGCTGACGGCATACTGCTGGTCGAAGATGAAGAACGGCACGCCGTTGACGCCCATCTCCTGAGCCGCCTTGATCTCGGCGACGATCAGATCTCGGTCCGCATCGGAGGCAAGCAGTGAGGCGATGACCGAGCGGTCGAGGCCGGCCTTTTCGGCGATGTCGAGCAGCACCGCATGGTCGCCGACATTGCGGCCTTCCTCGAAATTCGCCTTGAACAGGGCGTCAACAGCCTTGTCCTGCTTCTCGCGACCTTCGATCATCGCCCAGTGGATCAGCCGATGCGCATCGAGCGTGTTCGGGCCGATCTTGATCGCCTCGAAATCGAAGGCGATGCCGACCTCGCGGCCCAAATCGGTGAGCATCTTATGGGCCTGCGCCACGCGCTCCTCGCCGCCGAGCTTCTCAGCCAGCGCCTTCTTCTGGTCGACGCCCTCCTTGGGATAGTCGGGATTGAGCCGGTACGGCCGCCAGTTGATGTCGACGCCGATTTCGTCCTGCACTTCGGCGATGGCGAGTTCCAGCCGCGCCTTGCC is a window of Rhizobium sp. N324 DNA encoding:
- a CDS encoding OsmC family protein; translated protein: MATYGATIAWERNGETFIDNRYSRAHRWTFDGGIEVRASSSSHVVPLPYSAEDAVDPEEAFVASLSSCHMLWFLSIAAKQRFCVDSYTDAAEGIMEKNAEGRLAMTVVTLRPHVVFSGERLPSLSEFEALHHRAHDECFIANSVKTEVRCIPVLG
- a CDS encoding Imm70 family immunity protein is translated as MGLYLCIFDDDDELDGVEVGSYADFGTFRAAVATHVEGGVEGSRCPTLMLHSDCDGLWSPEESVLLRAEFATITDRFMTLPPVPLGGDWKSDVAKTFGLYPINLFDCFFDVDGEPLLDRLQGLTNISIERNLPILFQ
- a CDS encoding DsbA family oxidoreductase — its product is MERITIDVVSDVVCPWCYLGKARLELAIAEVQDEIGVDINWRPYRLNPDYPKEGVDQKKALAEKLGGEERVAQAHKMLTDLGREVGIAFDFEAIKIGPNTLDAHRLIHWAMIEGREKQDKAVDALFKANFEEGRNVGDHAVLLDIAEKAGLDRSVIASLLASDADRDLIVAEIKAAQEMGVNGVPFFIFDQQYAVSGAQTPDVLANALRDIAKAKAEARSGLN